In bacterium, the genomic window GATCATCCATTACTTAAAAAATTAATAGAAAAAGCAAGCGGCGACATTAATAAAATAAAAGTAAATGATGCCGATGAAAAATTTTCTTTTAAAATAATTTTAGTGATATTTTTGTTTAAAGCAATTTCGATCTGCCAATCAATAATGGCAATTTTGCAATCGGATCCTACGCTATATCACGAAGCCGGTATACTAACGCGTTCTCTATTAGAACTGTTCATTAATGCAAAATATATAGGTAAAATACCAAAAGAATTAAGTGAGAGGTTCCTGCGATATAATGACGTTTGGCGATATAGATTCAGAGAAGAATTAAGCAGACGTAACCCAAAGTTTGGGAAAAAGCTTAAAAATGGAGATCTCGCTAGGTCCGTCAATCTTGACGATGAATACAAGCAATTTATTACTATATACGGAAAAGATAAGTTAAATAACTGGGCAGGTAAAACCCTAAAAGAAATGGCAAATGAGGTCAACGAAGATTGGCTATATTCAGTAGTCTACAAAATTCATTGCAAATATGTCCATCCAGACATCGATACTTTGACTAGGTATATGCATGTTGATAACTACAAAATCACAATTTATAGAAAAAGTAACCCGGAAGAGGAAAACCGCGTATTGGCAACATGTTTTGGTCTGTTTGCACAATTATATTTATTGTGTGATAAAGAGTTCATTTTGGGCAATGAAGATTGGATCGAAAATTTAGGGAAGAGGTTAACAACAATAGAAGATGAAAATATTATTGGGTCTTTAATAAAACAAAACGAATGTCCATATTGTCATGAGCATACAGTTAAAAATCTTCGCCAATCAGATACCATTACTATAGACACGGAGAACAAACCTGAAATTATTCCTCTTATGAAGTTTGCTTGTGAAAACATTGATTGCCCTCAATGTTTTTATGTCCAAAAAAATCTATATGACAAAATAGTAAGCCAAAATATAAATTCATAATAATAATTTCTAATCGTACTTTATTTCAAACAAACCATACCAACATGGCACAAACATGGCACAAATTTGACATGGCACTTGCGGCGCTTCAAAAACTCACGATATTTCATGTGGTTTGGGGGTGTCCGAAAAAGAGCGTCGGTCTCACATACCGAAGGTCGCTGGTTTCCCATTTCTTCTTTAATCTTCCAATATGAGGAAATGGGATCAATCCCTGCAGCCGTTTGCGGGGACAAATCCAGTACCGCTACCGATTTCGCTCAAATCTTTTTTCTGATTTGACTGCAAAATTGATGGGGCAATTGGGGTCAGCCCTCGAAATTAGAAATTAGTTGACAAAATCTGGAAAAAGAATATAGTGTGAGTATGGCACGTCCCTATCGATTACCAAGTGAAAACTGTCTATACCATATCATGAGCCGGGGCGATGATCGCAAGAAAATCTATAAGGGATCAGGAGATTTCGAAAAATTTATGGGTTACGTGATCCAGGCCAAAGAGCGATACCGGTTCTATCTTTATGCCTATTGTCTAATGCCCAACCATTTTCATCTCCTGCTGGAAACGAGGTTGGCGAACATCTCGGCGATCATGCATTAGATCAAAGGGGTTTATACGGTGTATTATAACCTCCGTCATTAACGCTGCGGGCATCTTTTTCAGGAAGCGAAACCATAACGGCAGCGGTGATCCGCTACTTTAACACAACACTTGATGAACTCAAGAGAAGTAGGACCAGACCATCCAGGGCTCGTCAGACCTTGATCTATCTATTGCGAAAATATATGGCATTGACAAACCGTGAAATCGGTGCAATGGTGGGTATGCGGTTTTCCGCGGTGAGCAAGGCAGGTTTGCAGATAGTGCAACTGATGGCGGTCGATAAAAAAATAAACCGCGATGTTAAAAAGATAATTTCTAATTTCGAGGGCTGACCCCTATGACATTGCGATAATAACGGGGCTGACGAGCAGCGACACTTCTATTCTCTGGACGGTTCCCAATATCCTTTCCGATTCTTGCAAGATCATGATCCGGGCGTATGGGCCGCCCCGCCAGGATGAACAAACGCCCCGCGGCACTGCCTGGGATTTTTCAGATAGCGTCTTTTCAATCGGACCGACAGGAATTGCGGAAAATGACAGAAGTCGGGTTAAGGACTACAGTTTAAAGATTTTACAGAATCCAATTATGAGCAGTAATACAAAAATTCGATATTCACTACCCAGGGGATCAACCGTCAAAATCAGTATCTATAACACATTAGGTCAATGTGAAGATATATTGGTTGATGGCTTTATGGTGCCGGGTATTTATGAACTAACATCTGACAGAACTCTGCCAAGTGGTATCTATTTTATTCAACTATCCTCCCCAGATAAAACCATAACCCAAAAGTTCATAATATTACGATGAAAAATGATTATTACGCCTTTACGCCAATTGGCATGATGACGTAAATCGATATTTGTTTAAGGAAATTCATAAAACTGTTACGTCATTGACTTGCTTCCAATTCTGAATAATATTACGGCATGACCAAAGGCAACGTTTTCAGCGGCATCCAGCCGTCAGGCCGGCTCCATATCGCGAATTA contains:
- a CDS encoding DUF5677 domain-containing protein encodes the protein MYNRVDHPLLKKLIEKASGDINKIKVNDADEKFSFKIILVIFLFKAISICQSIMAILQSDPTLYHEAGILTRSLLELFINAKYIGKIPKELSERFLRYNDVWRYRFREELSRRNPKFGKKLKNGDLARSVNLDDEYKQFITIYGKDKLNNWAGKTLKEMANEVNEDWLYSVVYKIHCKYVHPDIDTLTRYMHVDNYKITIYRKSNPEEENRVLATCFGLFAQLYLLCDKEFILGNEDWIENLGKRLTTIEDENIIGSLIKQNECPYCHEHTVKNLRQSDTITIDTENKPEIIPLMKFACENIDCPQCFYVQKNLYDKIVSQNINS
- a CDS encoding transposase, whose protein sequence is MARPYRLPSENCLYHIMSRGDDRKKIYKGSGDFEKFMGYVIQAKERYRFYLYAYCLMPNHFHLLLETRLANISAIMH
- a CDS encoding helix-turn-helix domain-containing protein, encoding MTAAVIRYFNTTLDELKRSRTRPSRARQTLIYLLRKYMALTNREIGAMVGMRFSAVSKAGLQIVQLMAVDKKINRDVKKIISNFEG